A single genomic interval of Daucus carota subsp. sativus chromosome 1, DH1 v3.0, whole genome shotgun sequence harbors:
- the LOC135153043 gene encoding uncharacterized protein LOC135153043 translates to MVLRSPDGFTVEYAIKLDFPTTNNEAEYEALIAGLGLARTLRVKNLKVCGDSRLVVSQVNGEFEAREETMLKYLRIVKAHMTQFEECMVEHIPREENAKADALSQFASSENEVCLGSVYYQVLKTPSINAKLVSPIDTGATWIDEIKLYLETGHLPPDAGEARKLQVIALKYALIEGILYKKSFVIPYLKCLRPDEAREALKEVHEGICGQHLRGRALAHKVTRLGAFPLASAQKKFLIVAIDYFTKWIEAKPLAKITTKQVAQFFWENIICRYGIPRVLVTDNGAQFNNPEFVGYCNDYSIELRFTSVAHPQANGQAKVANKIILDGLKKRVEKAHGSWAEEILPILWAYRTICKVSTGATPFQLAYGAEAVVPLR, encoded by the exons ATGGTGCTCCGAAGCCCGGATGGGTTCACGGTCGAGTACGCGATCAAGTTAGACTTTCCAACTACCAACAACGAAGCTGAGTATGAGGCCCTTATAGCTGGATTGGGATTGGCGAGAACCCTGAGGGTTAAAAACCTGAAAGTCTGTGGGGACTCAAGACTTGTGGTGTCACAGGTTAATGGAGAATTTGAGGCACGAGAAGAAACAATGCTGAAATACTTGAGGATTGTTAAAGCTCATATGACACAATTTGAAGAATGTATGGTAGAACATATACCCAGGGAAGAGAATGcaaaggctgatgccttatcccAGTTTGCATCCTCGGAGAATGAGGTGTGCTTGGGAAGTGTTTACTATCAGGTTTTGAAAACCCCAAGCATCAATGCCAAGCTGGTATCCCCAATTGACACGGGGGCCACTTGGATCGATGAAATCAAATTATATCTCGAAACTGGACACCTACCACCTGATGCTGGGGAAGCACGAAAACTACAGGTAATTGCTTTAAAGTATGCACTGATTGAGGGGATTCTCTATAAGAAGTCTTTTGTTATACCATATTTGAAGTGTTTAAGGCCAGATGAGGCCCGGGAAGCCCTGAAAGAGGTCCATGAAGGAATTTGTGGCCAGCACCTACGTGGGAGAGCCCTGGCTCACAAAGTTACTCGCCTTGG GGCGTTTCCACTCGCCAGTGCTCAAAAGAAGTTTTTGATAGTGGCTATTGACTACTTTaccaagtggattgaggccaaacccctggccaagataaccaccaagcaagttgctcagTTCTTCTGGGAAAACATCATATGCAGGTATGGCATACCCCGCGTCTTGGTTACTGACAATGGAGCCCAGTTCAACAATCCAGAGTTTGTAGGATACTGTAACGACTATAGCATTGAGCTACGATTCACTTCggttgcccatcctcaagccAATGGGCAAGCTAAAGTAGCCAACAAGATAATCCTTGATGGACTAAAGAAAAGAGTCGAGAAAGCGCATGGGTCTTGGGCTGAAGAGATtctccctatactatgggcaTATCGAACAATCTGCAAGGTCTCCACCGGAGCAACCCCGTTCCAGTTAGCTTACGGAGCTGAAGCCGTGGTGCCACTGAGATAA
- the LOC135153038 gene encoding uncharacterized protein LOC135153038, producing the protein MNRFTKEALKVPDLDQKVAMIALQQGSTDDNLRRSLAKRAPENMNELQERAGKYIKAEESLKKSQNNQGPTLNPKKRGNNTEYNADSKYSKTGDNDKSPTKKRAGPRFTEYARLNAPRNQILMEIEKDGSLKDEIEFLIRKGKFSRYTRDTDRNPRDNDNREKDNDDRDKRNQFRGLVINVISGGPTAAGLSSNSRKAYAREVMCIFGEPLKRAKIEFALSFDNLDLDRVKFPHDDPLVITPVIGNSSVKRVLVDSGASVDILFHDAYEKMGYSDSQLTLSDMPIYGFNNV; encoded by the exons atgaataggttcacgaaggaggcgctcaaggtcccggatttagaccagaaagtaGCAATGATTGCCCTACAGCAAGGATCCACGGATGATAATTTACGCCGatcactagccaagagggccccaGAAAACATGAATGAGCTCCAGGAGAGGGCCGGGAAGTATATCAAGGCTGAGGAAAGCCTGAAAAAATCCCAGAATAACCAGGGACCGACCCTGAACCCAAAGAAACGTGGAAACAACACCGAGTACAACGCGGATAGTAAGTATTCAAAGACAGGGGACAATGATAAGTCCCCGACCAAAAAGAGAGcaggaccgaggttcactgagtatgcaaggctgaatgcccctAGGAATCAGATcctgatggaaattgagaaagacggaagt ttgaaggatgagattgagtttttgATCCGGAAAGGCAAGTTCTCCAGGTATACTAGGGATACAGATAGGAATCCCCGTGACAATGATAATCGTGAAAAAGACAACGATGATAGGGATAAGAGAAACCAGTTTAGAGGGCTTGTGATCAATGTAATCTCTGGAGGACCGACCGCAGCAGGCCTAtctagtaactcacgaaaagcttatgctcgtgaagtgatgtGCATATTTGGAGAGCCCCTGAAGAGGGCAAAAATTGAGTTTGCTCTATCATTCGACAATTTAGATCTTGATAGAGTTAAATTTCCCCATGATGATCCTTTGGTAATCACCCCGGTGATTGGAAACTCTTCTGTAAAAAGAGTACTCGTCGATAGTGGAGCCTCAGTAGATATCTTATTTCATGATGCATATGAGAAGATGGGATATTCTGATTCGCAATTGACCCTttcagatatgcctatatacgGCTTTAATAACGTGTAG